The genomic window ATGCCCAGCTCGTCGACGAGGCGCACGAGCCGGTCGGTCGTCGCCGGGTCGGCTCCGCAGCGCCCGGCCTCGACGACGGTCACCGCGGCCGCGTGGGCGGCCTCGGCCGCCTCGGCGGGGTCGGGGAGCGTGCCGCCGTACGCCTCCATGGCGTCCGGGCCGAAGTGGAGGGGGCGCCGCGGCCGGCCGGGGTCGCCCACGGCTCAGCGCCGCTGCTGCCGGTTGAGCAGTGCGCGCACGAGCGTGACCGCCTCGGACTGCGACAGCTCGGTGCGCGAGGTCTCCCAGGAGGCGTGCAGCAGGCGGCGCATCTCGGAGTTGGCCCAGAGGTGCTTGCCGCCGAGGTTCTCGGCGGCATCGCGCAGGGCCGCCGGCACGTCGCCGTCCGGCGCGAGCTCGGCGATGCCCCAGCCGTCTGCCGTGGCCGCGTCGAGCGTGCGGCCCCCCAGACCGAAGGAGAGCGCGCGCTGCTGGCCGATGGCCCGGGGCAGCAGCCAGGCCAGACCCGGGTCGGGGGCGCCGGTCCCTCCCTTCGGCGGGACGCGGAAGGAGGCGTCGCCGGAGGAGAAGGCGAGGTCCCCGGCGAGGACGAGCCCGAGGCCGGACCCGGCCGCGAGGCCCTGGACGCCGACGAGGACGAGCTTGGCGGAGGAGTTGAGGAGGGTGAAGAGCTCCTCCAGCGCAGCGGCGAGCTCGAAGACGGCGGTCGTCGGGTCATCCGACTGCTCGGCCTCGCTCGTGTCCGACCCGACGCAGAAGTCGGAGCCGTTGGCGGTCAGCGTCAGGATGTCGACGTAGGGGTCCGCCAGGGCGCGCCGGACCTGCTCGTGCAGCTCGCGTGCCATGTCGAGGTCGAGCGCATTGCCGGCCTCGGGCCGGTCGAGGACGAGTTGGGCCAGGCGGTTGGATGCTTCGTACGTGACTCCCACACCCTGAACCATAGCCACCGTCGCCCCGGACGCGCACGCCCCTGATGCGGCGCCGTCATGGGACATGGCGCACCCCCAGGGGCAGGTCGCTGCCCCGCGCCGCTGCGGTGGCCTGGTGGGTGATCCGACGCAGGCGCTCCTGCGGGTCGATGTCCGGGCACGTGCCGCAGGCGGTGCGGGAGCGGCCGAGCCGGATCAGGCAGCAGACGTGCCGTTCGTGGACCAGGGAGCGCCCGGTGGCCACCTCGACCTCGCGCAGGTCGACGAGCGGGCGGTCCGTCCGCCAGGCCGCAGCCGTCATGAAGCGGTCCGCGAGGTCCGCGAGCTCGCTCTGGCGCTCGGGTGGGGTCCTGCGGTGCAGTGCGGCGAAGGCGCTGGAGCAGGAGGCGGCGATGCACCCGTGGGCGACGCGTTCGGTGATCCGGGATACCTCCCGGACCGCAGCCACGATCGGCCCCAGGTGAGCGGTGATGATCGCGCTGGCGGCATCCTGCGCAGTGCCGATGTGGGTGGCGCCGGTGACCGGGGGCGCGACGCTCAACGTGTGTCCGGACTCGTCGAGCTTGACCCGCCAGGCGCAGTGGTCCATGTCCGGCAGCGTCGAGGTCTGCACCCATGCGCCGATGGCGGCCAGGACGAAGCGGCCGGCGTAGTGCTGTAGCCCGCACGCCCCACCAACGGCGAGATGACGCGTGGACAGGCCGGCGCTGTAGGCGGCAACCAGGTCGGACACGAAGGGGGTCTCGGTCAGCCTGGTGACCGGATGCCAGCCGACGAGGCCGGTCGGTGGATCGAGGTCAGGCGTCAGCGTCAGCGGCGCGCGGGTCGGCGCGCCACGCAAGAGATGAAAGGCGTCCGCCACGTGGGCGGCGCGCAGGGACGATGAGTCCACGCAGCTCCAAGATGCATCAGGGGCCCAAGTCGCGAGGCCCGAACGAATGTCGAGCGAGCCAGCAGGTTTTCGGACTCGGGATCGTCCCGACGGGGCTCCTTCCCGGGCTGGCAGCCCAGTGGTTCATACCCCGTCAGTCACCCTCACCGCTGCGCGACAGTTCCGGATTCGCACCGGATTCCCTTGCACTGGTGTGCGTCTGACTCAGATATGGACCATAGCAGCGGCACCACCCGCCACGACGGATCCATCCGTAGACTGCCTCCGGACCGGCTCGGAAGAAGGGGGCAGCACAGATGCGTGGACGACGCACCCGCGCCGTGGGCGCGCTCGTCGCCACACTGGCCATCTCCCTCGCCGGCTGCTCCCTCCTCGGTGAGGACGCCCCT from Janibacter cremeus includes these protein-coding regions:
- a CDS encoding enoyl-CoA hydratase-related protein — translated: MGVTYEASNRLAQLVLDRPEAGNALDLDMARELHEQVRRALADPYVDILTLTANGSDFCVGSDTSEAEQSDDPTTAVFELAAALEELFTLLNSSAKLVLVGVQGLAAGSGLGLVLAGDLAFSSGDASFRVPPKGGTGAPDPGLAWLLPRAIGQQRALSFGLGGRTLDAATADGWGIAELAPDGDVPAALRDAAENLGGKHLWANSEMRRLLHASWETSRTELSQSEAVTLVRALLNRQQRR